Genomic segment of Streptosporangium sp. NBC_01755:
CGACCGCGCGGGGCATCCCGACGACCGCGCACTCCTCCCAGAGCATCCTGGTCAGGCCGTCCACGCCCTCGGCGGCCGAGACGACGAACAGCGCCGCGTCGGCTGCGCGCAACCCGGCGCGCAGGTCGCCGACGAAGTCGGCGTAGCCGGGCGTGTCCAGCAGGTTGATCTTGATGTCATTGTGGATCACAGGGGCCACGGTGAGGTTCACCGAGCGCTGCTGGCGCATCTCGACCTCGTCGAAGTCGCTGACCGTGGTGCCGTCCTCGACCCTGCCGGGCCGCTGGACGGTCCTGGTCGCGGCCAGCAGCGCCTCCACGAGCGTTGTCTTCCCGGCGCCGGAATGGCCGACCAGCACGACGTTTCTTATCTTGTCCGGCTGATCGGCCGTGGGTGCCCTCCCCGCGGCTCCCGCTGTTCCGCCGGTTGCTCTCTCCGCCACATCGCCTCCCGCGTCGTTGCCGAAGGGGCGCGGCCTGGCGGGGCCACACCCCCGGGATCCGCTGCCGCGTCCACACACCGCATGGACGCGGTGTGTTCACCAAATACCCATGTGGCGAATATCACAAGAGGGGTGGAGCGATCCTCTTGCGAGACGGAAGTCTGATCGCTAGACGCCCGAGCCGCCTCCGGTGCCCCCTCGCCGCGCCGAGAACGCCTTGCCGCACGGCTCGTCGATGCGCGCCCGCAGACCGGGTGGCCTACGATCGGAGCGCGATGCTGAAACTTCTGCGCCCCGCCGTCACACGAGTCTTGACCCCGCTGGGCAGGGCACTCACCCGCCACGGGATCAGCCCCAACGCGGTCACCGCGGTGGGCACGCTCGGCACCGTCGCCGCCGCGCTGTTCTTCTACCCCCGGGGCCAGCTGTTCGCGGGCACGGTGGTGATCACTTTCTTCGTGCTGGCCGACCTCCTCGACGGGGTCATGGCCAGGATGACGGGCCCGGGAAGCACCTGGGGCGCCTTCCTCGACTCCACGCTCGACAGGGTCGGCGACGCGGGGATCTTCTCCGGGCTGGTGTTCTGGTTCATCGTGAGCGACCAGTGGACACTGGCGGGGGTCGCGCTGTTCTGCCTCGTCGCCGGAGCGGTGGTGTCCTACGTCAAGGCCAGGGCGGAGGCGCTGGGCATGACATGCGACGTCGGTCTCGCCGAGCGACCGGAGCGCCTGGTGGTGGGCCTGGTCTCGGCCGGCCTCAGCGGCCTCGGCGTGCCGTACATCCTGGCCGTGGGGCTCTGGCTGCTCGCGGTGGCCAGCGCGGTCACGGTCGGCCAGCGCCTGCTGCACGTGCGCCGGCAGGCCGTCTCCGCCTCGCCCCGGACCCTCCGCTGATCGGAAAGATCGATGACAGACAAGCCCTCCTCCCAGGACCGTCTCGTCGCGGCCGCGTTCGGCGCAGGATGGACGATCGTGCCCCGGCTGCCCGAGCGGCTCACCGCCTGGGCCTTCCGCGCCGCCGCCGACCGGCTGTGGAAGCGCCGAGGGAGGTCGGTGCTCAGGCTGGAGGCCAACCTCGCCAGGGTCAAGGGCACCTCGCCGGGCGACCCGGTGATCCGGGAGCTCAGCCGCGACGGCATGCGCTCCTACTTCCGCTACTTCCACGAGGTGTTCCGGCTGCCCTCGATCCCCATCGCCGAGATCGTCTCCCGCATGCACGTGGTCGGGGCGGAGCCCGTCTACGACAACCTCGCCGCGGGGCGCGGCGTGGTCCTCGCCCTGCCGCACATGGGCAACTGGGACCAGGCGGGTGCCTGGTTCGCCGGGACGGGACACCCCTTCACCACGGTCGCGGAAAGACTCAAACCCGAGTCGCTGTTCAACCGCTACACCGCCTTCCGTGAGGGGCTGGGCATGGAGGTGCTGCCGCTCACCGGCGGTGACGGCCACACCTTCGGCACCCTGGCGCAGCGCCTGCGCGCCGGACTCCCGGTCGCCCTGCCCGCCGAGCGCGACCTGACCGCGAACGGTGTCGAGGTGCAGTTCTTCGGCTCGTCCACGCGGATGCCCGCCGGCCCCGGCCTGCTGGCCGTGCACACCGGGGCCGCCCTCATCCCGGCGATCCCCTACTTCGAGGGGACCGGCTGGGGCCTGCAGTTCCACGAGGAGATCGTGATCCCGGCCGAGGGCACCAGGAAGGAGAAGGTGGCCGTCGTCATGCAGAGCCTCGCGAACGTCTTCGAGAAGGGCATCACCGAGCACCCCGAGGACTGGCACATGCTCCAGCGCCTCTGGCTGGAGGACCTGGAGCCCCGGCAATGAGGATCGGCATCGTCTGTCCCTACACATGGGACGTGCCGGGCGGCGTTCAGGTGCACATCCGTGACCTCGCGGAGGCGCTCATGGAGGAGGGCCACCACGTCTCGGTGATCGCCCCTGCCGCGGACAACGCCCCGCTGCCCCCGTACGTGACCTCGGCGGGCCGCGCGATTCCGGTGCCCTTCAACGGGTCGGTGGCCAGGTTGTCGTTCGGGTTCCTGTCGGCGAACCGGGTGCGCCGCTGGGTGCGCGAGGGCGGTTTCGACGTGCTGCACGTGCACGAGCCGGCCATCCCCTCGCTGGGACTGCTCGCCTGCTGGGTGGCCAGGGGGCCGATCGTGGCCACCTTCCACGCCTCGTACGGTAACTCCCGTTCCTTCTCGGTCACGGCCTCTGTGCTCATGAGCGCGCTGGAGAAGATCACCGGCCGGATCGCCGTGTCCGACGCGGCCAGGAAGACCCTGGTCGAGTTCATGGGCGGGGACGCCGTGCTCATCCCCAACGGGGTGACGGTCGGCCGCTACGCCGAGGGCGAGCCGTTGCCCGGCTGGGACGAGGGCGAGGTGATCGGCTTTCTCGGCAGGATGGACGAGCCGCGCAAGGGCCTGCCGGTGTTGCTGGAGGCGTTCGTCCTGCTGGCCGCCGAGCGGCCGGCGCTGAGACTGCTCCTGGCCGGGCCCGGTGACGCCGCCGAGGTGCTGGAGCGCGTCCCGGCCGCCTTCCACGACCGGATCGGCCTGCTCGGCATGGTCAGCGAGGAGGACAAGGTGCGTGCTTACCACACGGTCGACGTCTTCTGCGCGCCCAACCTGGGGGGTGAGAGCTTCGGCATCGTGCTGACCGAGGCGATGTCGGCCGGTGCGGCGATCCTGGCGAGCGACATCCCGGCCTTCCGCAAGGTGCTCGACGACGGCCAGGCGGGAGCACTGTTCGAGACGGGCAACGCCACCTCGCTCGCCCGCCGGGCCGCCGAGCTGCTCGACGATCCCGCGCGCCGGGCCAAGCTGTCGGAGGAGGCCCGCGACGCCGTGCGGAAGTACGACTGGTCGACGGTCGCCCGCGACGTCCTGCGGGTCTACGAGACGGTGGCGAGCACGGCCGGGGTCGAGGAGGACGCTGACGGCACTGACGGTACTGACGGCGCTGGGGGCGCTGGGGGCGCTGGGGGTACGGTGGCGAGCACGACCGCCACCGAGGGGGACGAGACGCTGTGACGACCACGCTGATCCTGGTGGTGGGCGCGATCGTGGTGCTCTGCGCCGTCTACATCTCCTGGCGGGCGGGCAGGCTCGACCGGCTGCACATCCGGCTGGAGCTGGCCCGCGAGTCCCTGGACGCCGCCCTGGTGCGGCGGACCGCCGTCAGCCTGGAGTTGGCCGCCTCCCGGCTGCTGGACCCGGCGACGAGCCTGGTGCTGGCCGCGGCCGCCCACGAGGCCCGCACGGCCGGCCCCGAGGAGCGCGAGCACGCCGAGAGCGACCTGTCTCGCACCCTGCGAGCCGTCGTCGACCAGGAGCGCTTCCGCGACCGGCTGGCCGACACTCCGGCGGGTGCCGACCTGCTGGAGGAGCTGGGGGCCGCGGTGGCCAAGGTCCTCTACTCCCGGCGTTTCTACAACAACGCGGTGGGCGTGACCCGCGCGGCACAGCGCCGCCGGCTGGCCCGCACGCTGCGGCTGGCCGGGCACACCGAGTATCCGGGCTTCTTCGAGATCGACGATGCGCCGCCGAAGGCCCTGGCCGCCGAATAAGCCACACATGACTGGAGTATCTGACAAGTCAGACACCGGTAGGCTCATGGCGGTTCGTGGCCAAGAGGCTGAGTGGCTGACTTGAGGAGATGAGTCGTGCGGGTGTCTCGGATGATCGCCGTCGGGCTGGCGGGAGTCGCGGTCCTCGTGCCGACCGCGGCCTGTTCCTCCGACAAGCCCACGCCGGCGGGCAACCCCGCGGCCGGCGAGCCGAGTGCGGCCCCGACCCCCACACCGGAGCCGACGCATCCCTTCACCGGCCTGCCGGGCGCGGCCCGCAGGCCGGTGATCGCGGCGAAGATCGAGAACACCTCGGCGGGCAAGCCGCAGCTCGGCCTCAAAAGCGCGGACATCGTCTACATCGAGCAGGTCGAGGCGGGTCTGACCCGCCTGATGGCGATCTTCTCCTCCAAGATCCCGGCCAAGATCGGCCCGGTCCGCAGCGCCCGCGTCTCCGACCTGCACATCGTCCCGCAGTTCGGCAAGCCCGCCTTCGCCTACTCGGGCGCGCAGACGAAGATGCTCCCCCTCATCGCCGCGGCGCCGCTGTTCGACGTCTCCGACAGCCGGGTACCGGGCGCCTACTTCCGTCAGCCCGGACGCTTCGCCCCCTACAACCTGTTCGCCAACACCCGGCGGCTGCTGACCGAGGCGCCCAAGGCGAGCAGGGCCAAGGAGATCGGATTCACCTTCGGCGACGCTCCCGAGGGCGGCGTGCCGCGGAAGGCGTACAGCGTGAAGTACCCGGCGGCACGCTTCACCTTCACCTGGTCACAGGCGGCGGGCAAATGGCTGATCTGGCAGGACGGCAAGAGGGACATGGCGGCCGAGGGCGGTCAGCTCGGCGCTCCCACGATCGTCGTGCAGTACACCAAGACGGAGCGCTCGGAGTTTCACGACAAGAACCAGAGCTACACGCCGCTGGTGCACAGCACGGGCAAGGGCAGGGCGGTCGTGCTCCGCGACGGGCAGGCCTTCAAGGCCCGCTGGTCGCGGGCCACGGAGAAGGACGGCACCGTCTTCACCACGGAGGCGGGTGAGCCGATGAACTTCGCCCCCGGTCAGGTCTGGATCGCGCTGGCCTCCGCCAAACCCGTCATTCCCTGACGCGCAAGTCCTACATCATGTCCAAGAAGATCAGCTAAGAGCGACAAGACGGCGTGTAGGGGGCATCCTGCCCAGCGCCTACGATGGAGACGTAGTGGCCGTCCGTCACGGGCGGCCCGTGATCCGCAGCCGTCGTGAGGTAGAGACCGTGTCCAGCAGCACGCCCGAAGTCAGCGATACCACCGTCACCGGAACCGCCCGGGTCAAGCGCGGCATGGCAGAGATGCTCAAGGGCGGCGTCATCATGGACGTCGTCAACGCCGAGCAGGCCAAGATCGCCGAAGACGCCGGTGCCGTCGCCGTCATGGCCCTCGAACGTGTGCCCGCCGACATCCGCGCCCAGGGCGGCGTTTCCCGGATGAGCGACCCCGACATGATCGACGGCATCATCGCCGCCGTCTCGATTCCGGTCATGGCCAAGGCCCGCATCGGCCACTTCGTCGAGGCCCGCGTGCTCCAGTCGCTCGGCGTCGACTACATCGACGAGTCCGAGGTGCTCACCCCGGCCGACTACGCCAACCACATCGACAAGTGGCAGTTCACGGTGCCCTTCGTCTGTGGCGCGACCAACCTGGGAGAGGCGCTGCGCCGCATCACCGAGGGGGCGGCGATGATCCGTTCCAAGGGTGAGGCGGGCACCGGCGACGTCTCCAACGCCACCACCCACATGCGCAAGATCAGGGGCGAGCTCAAGCGCCTGACCTCGCTGCCCGCCGACGAGCTCTACGTCGCGGCCAAGGAGCTCCAGGCGCCGTACGAGCTGGTCGCCGAGGTCGCCAAGACCGGCAAGCTGCCGGTCGTGCTGTTCACCGCCGGTGGCATCGCCACCCCGGCCGACGCCGCGATGATGATGCAGCTCGGCGCCGAGGGCGTGTTCGTCGGCTCGGGCATCTTCAAGTCCGGAAACCCGGCCGAGCGCGCCGCCGCGATCGTCAAGGCCACCACCTTCCACGACGACCCCGATGTCATCGCGAAGGTCTCCCGCGGTCTGGGCGAGGCCATGGTCGGCATCAACGTCGACGACATCCCGGCCCCGCACCGGCTGGCCGAGCGCGGCTGGTAGCGGAACTCGGGAACTCAGGGGAACCCAGGGGAACCCGGGGAAATCGGTGGAGAGGCGGCATCCTTCAAGGAGGCCGCCTCTCCGGCGGTAGAAGGGCCGTCCAGGAAAACCCTGGGCTGGTTATGAACCAGTTTGGGGTGATCCGAGAGGTGGCCATACGCTGAAAGGGACATTTCTTTTCCAGGGGAAGGACCATCGGTGACCATCGTCCCGACGATCGGCGTGTTCGCGCTCCAAGGCGATGTGCGCGAGCACGTGCGCTCCCTGGAGGCGGTGGGCGCCAGAGCGGTCGCCGTACGGCGCCCCCGCGAACTGGAGGCGGTCGACGGCCTCGTCATCCCGGGCGGCGAGTCCACCACGATGTGGAAGCTCGCCGAGACCTTCGAACTGCTCGAACCGCTCCGGATGCGGATCAAGGCCGGTATGCCCGCCTACGGCTCCTGCGCCGGGATGATCATGCTGGCGGACCGGATCGAGGGCGGCGTCGAGGGCCAGCAGACGATCGGCGGCATAGACATGGTCGTCCGGCGCAACGCCTTCGGCCGCCAGGTCGACTCCTTCGAGGCCGATATCGACTTCGCCGGCCGCGGCGGCATGCGGGCGGTCTTCATCCGCGCCCCCTGGGTGGAATCCGTGGGTTCGGGGGTCGAAGTGCTGGCGTTGGCCGAACCTGGAGATAGGATCGTCGCGGTCCGTCAAGGAC
This window contains:
- the pgsA gene encoding phosphatidylinositol phosphate synthase, with protein sequence MLKLLRPAVTRVLTPLGRALTRHGISPNAVTAVGTLGTVAAALFFYPRGQLFAGTVVITFFVLADLLDGVMARMTGPGSTWGAFLDSTLDRVGDAGIFSGLVFWFIVSDQWTLAGVALFCLVAGAVVSYVKARAEALGMTCDVGLAERPERLVVGLVSAGLSGLGVPYILAVGLWLLAVASAVTVGQRLLHVRRQAVSASPRTLR
- a CDS encoding phosphatidylinositol mannoside acyltransferase; amino-acid sequence: MTDKPSSQDRLVAAAFGAGWTIVPRLPERLTAWAFRAAADRLWKRRGRSVLRLEANLARVKGTSPGDPVIRELSRDGMRSYFRYFHEVFRLPSIPIAEIVSRMHVVGAEPVYDNLAAGRGVVLALPHMGNWDQAGAWFAGTGHPFTTVAERLKPESLFNRYTAFREGLGMEVLPLTGGDGHTFGTLAQRLRAGLPVALPAERDLTANGVEVQFFGSSTRMPAGPGLLAVHTGAALIPAIPYFEGTGWGLQFHEEIVIPAEGTRKEKVAVVMQSLANVFEKGITEHPEDWHMLQRLWLEDLEPRQ
- a CDS encoding glycosyltransferase family 4 protein, with product MRIGIVCPYTWDVPGGVQVHIRDLAEALMEEGHHVSVIAPAADNAPLPPYVTSAGRAIPVPFNGSVARLSFGFLSANRVRRWVREGGFDVLHVHEPAIPSLGLLACWVARGPIVATFHASYGNSRSFSVTASVLMSALEKITGRIAVSDAARKTLVEFMGGDAVLIPNGVTVGRYAEGEPLPGWDEGEVIGFLGRMDEPRKGLPVLLEAFVLLAAERPALRLLLAGPGDAAEVLERVPAAFHDRIGLLGMVSEEDKVRAYHTVDVFCAPNLGGESFGIVLTEAMSAGAAILASDIPAFRKVLDDGQAGALFETGNATSLARRAAELLDDPARRAKLSEEARDAVRKYDWSTVARDVLRVYETVASTAGVEEDADGTDGTDGAGGAGGAGGTVASTTATEGDETL
- a CDS encoding DUF3048 domain-containing protein gives rise to the protein MRVSRMIAVGLAGVAVLVPTAACSSDKPTPAGNPAAGEPSAAPTPTPEPTHPFTGLPGAARRPVIAAKIENTSAGKPQLGLKSADIVYIEQVEAGLTRLMAIFSSKIPAKIGPVRSARVSDLHIVPQFGKPAFAYSGAQTKMLPLIAAAPLFDVSDSRVPGAYFRQPGRFAPYNLFANTRRLLTEAPKASRAKEIGFTFGDAPEGGVPRKAYSVKYPAARFTFTWSQAAGKWLIWQDGKRDMAAEGGQLGAPTIVVQYTKTERSEFHDKNQSYTPLVHSTGKGRAVVLRDGQAFKARWSRATEKDGTVFTTEAGEPMNFAPGQVWIALASAKPVIP
- the pdxS gene encoding pyridoxal 5'-phosphate synthase lyase subunit PdxS, which gives rise to MSSSTPEVSDTTVTGTARVKRGMAEMLKGGVIMDVVNAEQAKIAEDAGAVAVMALERVPADIRAQGGVSRMSDPDMIDGIIAAVSIPVMAKARIGHFVEARVLQSLGVDYIDESEVLTPADYANHIDKWQFTVPFVCGATNLGEALRRITEGAAMIRSKGEAGTGDVSNATTHMRKIRGELKRLTSLPADELYVAAKELQAPYELVAEVAKTGKLPVVLFTAGGIATPADAAMMMQLGAEGVFVGSGIFKSGNPAERAAAIVKATTFHDDPDVIAKVSRGLGEAMVGINVDDIPAPHRLAERGW
- the pdxT gene encoding pyridoxal 5'-phosphate synthase glutaminase subunit PdxT gives rise to the protein MTIVPTIGVFALQGDVREHVRSLEAVGARAVAVRRPRELEAVDGLVIPGGESTTMWKLAETFELLEPLRMRIKAGMPAYGSCAGMIMLADRIEGGVEGQQTIGGIDMVVRRNAFGRQVDSFEADIDFAGRGGMRAVFIRAPWVESVGSGVEVLALAEPGDRIVAVRQGPLLATSFHPEITGDVGVHSYFAEMVREL